From the Cystobacter ferrugineus genome, the window TCACCCAGTTGCCGAACCACTGGTGCGCCAGCTCGTGCGTCACCACCTCGGCCACGCGCTTCTGCACCGACAGGGGCGCGGTGGCCGGGTCGAGCAGCAGGGCGATCTCCCGGTAGGTGATGAGGCCCGCGTTCTCCATGGCGCCGGCCTCGAAGTCGGGGATGCCCACCTGGTCCACCTTGCCGAAGGCATAGGGCAGGCCGAAGTACGCCTGGAGCCGGGGCAGGGCCGCGAGCGCCGCGTCCTGGCCGAAGCGCGTGAGGTGCGCCTTCTCCGGCAGCGCCCAGGTGCGCACCGGAATCCCCTCCACCGTCTCCTCGACGGTGCCCACCAGCGGGCCCACCACGAGCGCCACCAGGTACGAGCTGAGCACCTCCGTCTCCTGGAAGTACAGCTTGCGCATGTGGCCGTCGGACTCCTCGCGCTCGAGCCGGCCGTTGCTCAGCGCCGTGAGGCCCGCGGGCACCTGCACCGTGAGCGCCCAGCGCGCCTTGAAGGCCGGCTCGTCGAAGCACGGGAAGAGCCGCCGCGCGTCCGCCGCCTCGAACTGCGTGGCCGCGACCTTGCCCGCCATGTACAGGCCCCGCAGGCCCTCGGTGAAGCGGCCCGTCCACGTCACGTCCAGCGCTCCGGCTCCCGCGGGCAGTTCCTCGGGGAAGCGCAGCACCACTGTCTCGCTCTCCGGCACCACGCGCACGTTGTTGCACACGCAGATGCGTCCATCCTGCGTGCGGTACAACACCTCGCCCATCTTCAGCGCGATGGCGTGCAGGATGATTTCGTCCGTGGGCTTCTCCAGCTCCAACTCGATCGTCTGCACGCCCGTGAACGCGCGGGCCTCCAGGTCGAGCGTCAGGGTCGGCGCGTACCGGCGCGGGCGAACGGAGAGGGGAAGCCGGAAGTTCTTGTCTTCGGTCAGGTGAGCCATAGGCGTCGGCACTCTACCGGGAGCGCGAGCGCTTGCCGGGCCGGACGCGCATGCCTTTTCCCTCGGGCGTCCACCGGGTAACGGCTCCTGTCGCCACCTCCTCCGGCTCCTTTGTTTCCCTGCCCGGAAGGGGGGGTGTATGTCAGAGGACTACATTGTTCGAGGCGAGGCGGCGTGAGGTCATCGGCCGCGGCGCACGAGGGGCGACGATGAGACGATGGGGACCCACGGACTACCGCGACATGCCCTGGAAGAACGGGGGCGGTGTCACCCGGGAGCTGCTGAAGCTGCCGCACCCGAGGGAGCCGGAGCGCTTCCTCATGCGCCTGTCCATCGCGACGGTGGCCGAGTCGGGGCCGTTCTCCCTGTTCCCGGGGGTGGAGCGGACGTTGCTCTTCCTCGAGGGCGAGGGCATGGCGCTGCGCCGGGAGGGCTCTCCCGAGGTGGTGCTCGGCCGGGGCAGTGCGCCGTTCCGCTTTCCGGGCGAGGTGCCCTTCGAGAGCCGGCTGCTCGGGGGACCCGTGCGCGACTTCAACCTCATGGTGGACCGGGAGCTCGCCGAGGCCCGGCTCGACGTGGTGCACCTGGCGGCGGGCGGCGAGTCCGTCCTCGAGGGGTCGGGGAGCGTATGGCTGTATGGACTGGAGGGGAGGGCTCAGGTGTCGGGCGAGCCGCTGGCCGAGCAGGAGTTGCTCGGCTGGGATGCCCCTGGGAGCCTGCGCGTGCAGGGGGTAGGAGACGCCCGCGTGGTGGTCGTCCATCTCACTCCGCGAGGAAGGTGAGCCGCGAGCGGGGCCCTGCCCGCCCGGCTGGGGATGACTGGCGAGGACGGGGGGTTTGCGTTAGAGCCCCCGGACTTCATGCCCTCGTCCGACACCCCCGCGCCCAGACCCTCCGTCTTCCGTCACCGTGACTTCCGCCTGTTCCAGCTCGCGCGTCTGTGCGCGGTGCTGGCGATGCAGGTCGAGTCGGTGGCCATCGGGTGGCAGGTGTACGAGTTGACGGGCAGCGCGCTGGCGCTGGGCTACACGGGCCTCGCGCAGTTCCTTCCCTTCCTGATCTTCGCGCTGGTGGGCGGACAGGTGGCGGACCGGGTGGATCGGCGCGCCATCCTCGTGGTGTGCCAGGGCGTCATGCTGCTGTGCAGCCTGATGTTGCTGTCCTTCACGATGGGCCACGTGCGGGACGTGCGCTTCGTGTATGGCGTGCTGGTGCTCTTCGGGACGGCGCGGGCCTTCTACTCGCCCGCGAGCGCGGCGCTCGTGCCCCGCCTGGTGCCCGCCGAGGATCTCCCACGCGCGGTGGCCATCAACTCGACGACGTGGCAGGTGGCCACCATCGCGGGTCCCGCCGTGGGCGGCCTCCTCTATGGCTGGGCGGGCGCCATGGGGGCCTACGTGGGCTCCGCCTCGCTGTGCGCGCTCACCGTGGTGTGGATGCTCTTGCTGAAGGTCCGCACGGGCCGCTCCTCGAGCGAGCCCTTCTCGATGAAGACGCTGCTGGCGGGCTTCCACTTCGTGCGCCGTCAGCGGCTGCTGCTCGGCAGCATCACCCTGGACCTGTTCGCGGTGTTGCTGGGCGGCGCGGTGGCCCTGCTGCCCATCTACGCGCAGGACGTGTTGCACACCGGGCCCTGGGGCCTGGGGTTGTTGCGCAGCGCGCCCGCGGTGGGGGCGGCGGTGGTGGCGCTCCTGCTGGCCTCGCGTCCGCTGGGCGGCCGGGCGGGATGGAAGATGTTCATCGCGGTGGCCATCTTCGGCGTGGCGACGCTCGTCTTCGGCGTGAGCCACTCGCTGCCCTTGTCCGTGGTGGCCCTGGCGGTGGCGGGGGCGGCGGACATGGTGAGCGTGGTGGTGCGCGGCACGGTCGAGATGCTGGCCACGCCGGACGAGATGCGCGGACGCGTGGGCGCGGTGAACATGATCTGCATCGGCGCCTCCAACGAGCTGGGCGAGTTCCGCGCCGGCTCCTTCGCCGAGCACATGGGCGCGGAGAAGGCGGTGATCTCCGGAGCGGTGGGCACGCTGGTGGTGGTGGTGCTGTGGGCCTGGGGCTTCCCCGAGCTGCGGCGGGTGGATCACCTGGAGACGGCGGCGCGCGAGCCGGTGCCGCCCGAGCCCCAGCCCCTGGCGGCGCAGTCGGCTCACTGAGCCGGAGGTGGCGGCGCCCGGGAAGGGGTGGCGGGTCGTGCCGGGGGTGAGGGCTCCCGGCGCAGGCCGTGCCACAGCTCCAGGAAGACGCCGTTGGTCCAGCCGAAGCCGATGACGTTGTGCGCGTAGCCCGCGGTGACCTGCACCTCGGTGGTGCGCTTCACCACGTCGTACTTCTCGCGCAGGTTGCCCTCGCGGTGGAAGTTGTCGGCGACCATGTCGAGGAACTTCCGGGACAGGCGGTCCGCGTCGGCGTGGTGGCCATGGCGGCGCAGGCCCTCGACGGCGAGGAGCTGGAGCGGAGCCCAGCCGTAGGGCAGGTCCCACTGGGCGGACGTCTCCTGGCGGCTCATCGCGAGTCCCCCGGCCTGCTCGAAGCGCGGGAGGTGGGCGGCCACGGCGCGCGCCTGCTCGGGCGAGGCCAGCCCCGCCCAGAGCGGGTAGAAGGTCGTCGCGTACTCGTAGGTGGAGCGCTGGCGCTTCTCGACGTCGTAGTCGAAGTACATGCCCCGCTCGGCGTCCCAGAGGTAGCGGTCCACCAGCGCCCGGCGCTTCGTGGCGCGCTCGCGCCAGGCACGGGCCTCGGCGTCGCGGCCGAGCAGCGTGCTGATGCGCTCCAGGTCCGTCTCCGCCTTGTACAGCAGGCTGTTGAGGTCCACCGCGGCGAAGTGGTGCGTGCGCGCGCTGAAGGGCCCGAAGCGGAAGGAGATGTCGAAGCCGGACTCGCGCACGGCGCGGTCGCCCCGGTAGAAGTCCTCGGTGAGGGTGACGGCGCCCTGGGTGGTGCAGATCGTGGTGCCGGGGTCGCGCTGGCACACCTGGGTGAGGAACACGGGGGCCGTGGTGCTCGAGGGGACGGCGTCCCGGTCCACCTCGCGCAGGAAGGGCTGTCCCTCTTCGGGGTGGCGCGTGAAATAGCTCACCACGTCGCGGTAGTAGCGGGCCTGATCCACCTGCAACTCGGGCACCGGCCCCTCGTTGAAGTCGAAGTAGCGCGACAGGCCCGTGTCGCCCGCCAGGTGCGCCTCACTCACCCACAGGCCATGGTCGCGCACGAGGAAGGGATGGGCCTCGGTGAGCCAGGCGCGGCCCTCTTCCTCCGGGAGCCTCTGGTGGATCTCCATCACCATGGAGGAGAGGAAGGGCGGCTGGGAGCGTGACAGGTAGTAGGTGCGGTTGGCGTTGAGCAGCGCGCCGTAGTGTTGGATCTCGAAGAAGAAGTTGCGCACCATGCCCTGGGCCAGCTCCCGCCGTCCGTCGCGCAACAGCCCCCGGATGATGAAGTAGCTGTCCCAGCCATACATCTCGTTGAACATGCCGCCGGGCACCACGTAGGGGTGCTCGAGGTAGAGCAATCCCTGCGTCTTCAACGCGCGCACGTCCACCTGTCCCGCCCCGGAGATCTCCTTGGGCAGCCGGAGGACCTCCACCTTCGGGCACTTCTGGCGCAGCCGCTGGACGATGGCGGGCTCGGGTAACTCCTGGGGCAGATAGAGCACGGAGCGGCCCGCGACCTTGGGGTCCGCGAACACCTCACAGGACTCCAGCGAGCGCGTGAGCGCGTCCCAGGTGCGCGCGATGTAGCCGCGCACGTCGGCATGGTCGGCGGGTGCCGTGGCGGGGGCGGGCGCCGCGCTCGCGGTGAGGGCCAGCGTGACGAGCAGCCCCGTCATCCACGGCGTACTCCTGGGGCATAGAGCGGCGGCCATCGGTCCTCCCGGGCCCGCGAGAGGACGGGCTGGCGAAGGGGGCAAAGCTCGTCATCCCCGCGCGGGCGCGCAACGGGACGGTGTAAGAAGAACGTCCATGCCGCCCCCCGCACCGCTCGTCATCCTCCAGGACTCCGCCTTGCCCGAGGCCCACTTCCAGCGCCTGTGGCGGCGGGTGCGCGCGCTGGGCCGCGAGCGGCTGCGTCAGACCTACCAGACGACCTTCTGGTTCGACCTGGGCGAGCCCACCAACCTCGTGGAGGAGGCCATCCTCGCGCTGCGCCCGCGCGTGCCGGTGCGCCGGGGGCTCGCCGGGGTGGAGTGGTGGTTGTCGCGCATGTACACCACGGACGTGCAGGTGGACTTCCATCAGGACCGCGACGAGAAGCTCGCCCTGAAGGGAGGGCCGCTCGTGCATCCGCGCTTCACCTCGCTGCTCTTCATGAACCGGGTGCGGGGTGGGGCGCTCGCGGTGACGCGGGCTTTGCCGTGCGAGGACAACCCGTCGCTCGCGCCCGATACGGACGAGTTCGATCTGGTGATGCCCCGGCCCAACCGCTTCACGTGCTTCCGGGGCGACCTCACCCACGGCGTGCTGGACGCCCGTAATCAGATTCCCGACGGGAAGCTTCCGGGGACGTCGCGCCTGCGGGTGACGCTGGTGATGAACTGGTGGCACCAGCGTCCCACCGACCTGCCGACGTTCGCCGAGTCGCGTGCGTACCGCTCGCTCGCGCTGCCCGCCGGGCGTCCGGCGGGAGCGCGGTGAGAGCCGGGTCCTAGAGACCGGTGATGCCCAGCGCGCCCTCGAGGCCGCTGAAGTTCTTCTCCACGAGGACGTGGAGGACGGCGTTCTCCAGGCGGATCTCCAGGGGCAGGCCCCCGGGGCCGGGATTCGCGTTGGAGATGGTGTTGCTCACGATGAACCAGATGCGCGGCTGGCGCACGGCCTTGAGGAACGTCTCCGAGCTGGGGATGGTGGTGTCCGTGCGCGTATTGGGCCCGTAGTTGGCCGACATCAGGTTCTGGCAATCGGCGTAGTACGGGGGCAGGTTGCGCGGGGTGTAGAAGTTGGGCTGGTCCGGCGTGGCGGTGCCCGTGAGGGACAGGCACGCGGACGCGTTCAGCGTGAAGACGTTCGACGGGTTGACCACGGTCAGGGTGGCGGTCACTTCCTTCACGAGGACCGCGAGATCCTGTGTGTCCGCGGGCAGGTCGATGGCCACCTCGGCATAGGTGGGCTCGAGGATGGAGTTGACCGGAATCGCCGTGGAGATGGGATCCGAGTCGATGGCCACCTCGGCGGAGCACGCGGTGACCAGCAGGGAGCAGAGCAGGGTGGGAGCGAGGCGGTTCATTAGAAGGTCAGGGACAGGTCGAAGGCGGGGAGGAAGGGAATGCGGCCCTCGTTGTAGGGCAGCAGGGGCTCGGTGACGTCGACGTACGCGAGTCCGAGCGACACACCGAGCGTCGGGCCCCCGTAGCGCAGGCCGAACGCGCCGCGCAGGGGCATGCCCTCGGAGAAGCGCACCCCGAGTTCGCCGACGGCGGACAGGTTGCCGATGATGTTGAACACCACCGCGCCGGTCGCCGTGGTGACGGTGTTCTGGTAGATGTAGTGGCGCACCTCGCCCTGCACCAGGAAGCGCCCGAGCACGATGCCGTAGAGCGCATAGAAGCTGGGCCCGCCGAAGTTCACGTCGATGTCCTGGATTTCGGGCACCCGCTCGCTGATGGCGTTGGACAGCGCCTCCCCACCGAGGAACCACGTGTAGCGCCCGCCGATGACGAAGCGGTGGATGCCCCACTCGGCGCCCCAGCGCACGCCCACGTTGGCGGCGGAGGCGATGTCCGAGATCAGCGAGGTGTCCACGGCGATGCCCAGGGCCAGGGGCAGCGCGGTGCGCTGCAGGCCGATGGTCAGGTGCTTGATGGGCGCGGCCTCATCGCTGGACAGCAGGCGCGCGTTGCCGGCGTGGGGGAAGAGGCGCGTGTCCTCCTCTATTTCATCATCGGCGCGGGCCTCGCTCAGGGGAACGAGCGCGGTGAGCGCCCAGAGCGCGAGCCCCGCCGCCAGCGGGCGGTGCAGAGCGGAGAATACATGTCGAGGTGTCAACCCAACTCACTCCTTGCAGGGATGGGAGGGGATTTATCTACCGCGCCGCTCCTCGCCGTGTCACTTCAAGGTGGAGCCGAGTGGGTGTTCGCCGACAGGGGCGTGCTCGGACCTGGACCCACACGCGAGCACGGCATGGTCATGAATGGGGATGGCGTGGAGAAGTCTCGAGTCCTGGAACTGTTGCGGCGTCACGGTTGGAACACCACGTCCTTCCAGGTGCTGGAGCCCGGGTACGCGTACTGGTTCGACGGGGACGACGCGTGCGTGGCCTACGTGGACACGGGAAGCGCGTGGGTGGTGGCGGGGGCGCCCATCGCCTCCACGGAGCGGCTCGCCGAGGTGGCCGAGCGCTTCGCGGCCCACGCGGCCACGCGGGGCCGGCGGGTGTGTTTCTTCGCCATCGAGACACGGTTGTTACACGCCACGCCCTTGAAGTCGCTGCTCATCGGCGAGCAGCCGGTGTGGGATCCCCGGCGGTGGGAGGAGTGCCTGCGCGACAGCCGCCACCTGCGCGAGCAGTTGCGCCGCGCGAGGGCCAAGGGCGTGCGCGTGCGTGCGGTGGACGTGGCGGAGGTACGCGAGCCCACGAGCCCGGTGCGCGAGGGGATGGAGCGGTTGATGGCGCGCTGGCTGGAGTCGCGGCGGATGGCGCCCATGGGCTTCCTGGTGCAGCTCTCGCCCTTCGATTGGCCCGAGGAGCGGCGCTGCTTCGTGGCGGAGCGGGACGGGGAGGTGGTGGCCTTCCTGTCGGCCATTCCCGTGTACGCGCGCGAGGGCTGGTTCGTGCAGCACCTGCTGCGCGACAAGCGGGCGCCCAATGGCACCGTGGAGTTGTTGGTGGACGGGCTGATGCGCGGCGCGGCGGCCGAGGGCCGGAGCTTCCTGACGCTGGGCCTGGCGCCGCTGTCGGGCGAGGTGGCCGGGGTGCTGCGGCTGGCGCGTCGGCTGGGCAAGCCCCTCTATGACTTCGAGGGCCTGCGGGCCTTCAAGGCCCGGTTGCGTCCCCATTCGTGGGATCCCGTCTTCCTGGCATGGCCCCGGACGAGGGGCCCCGTGCGCGCGGTCTACGACTCGCTCAAGGCCTTCGCCCAGGGCAGTCTGCTGCGCTTCGGCGCGCGGAGCCTGCTGGAGCATCCCCTGCTGCTCGTCTGGCTGACCGCGGTGCTGCTGGTGCCCTGGACGGTGCTGCTCGCGCTGCCCATCACCACCAGCCACTTCCCCTCCTGGCACGTCCAGGCCGCCTGGGTGCTCTTCGACGTGGGGCTGACGGTGGCGCTCTTCTCGCTCGTGCGGCGCTGGCGCCGGGGGCTCGCCACCTTGCTGGCCTGGGTCATCACCGGCGACGCGAGCCTCACCCTGCTCGAGGCCCTGCTCTACAACCTGCCGCGCGCCGAGGGCTGGGTCGATTGGCTGGTCATGGTCGTGGCGGTGGTGGCTCCGTCGCTGGCGGCGGCGCTGCTCTTCTGGGCGCGCGGCCACCGGACACTTCAGGGTCCCTGAGGGGTCTCACGCCCGGCGGGGCGGAGGCTCTTCCTCGGGGGGCAACGGGGGGTGCGTCGGCGTGAGGTAGATGTCCGCGCCTTGCACGCGCGCGACGCGGTGGAACTGCACCGCGTATTCCCGGCGGGCGGGCGAGCCCTGACCGAGCTCGAAGTGGGTGGTGCCCACGTTCTCCACCGTCCCGAGCTTGCGCCCGGTCCCGTCGCGCACCGTCATTCCCTCGTGGATTTCTCCAGGGTCGATCATCTCCGCTCCTCTCTTGGGGTGTTTGCGTTGCCCCATGAGATGAACATCGCGGAGTCCATCCACCCGTGGCGCCTGCCCGTCCGGCTGGTGCCGGAGGGCGGGGGAGACGGCCTAGCCCGGCTGGCAGACCTGCCGGAGGATGTCGAGCGTCTCCAGCGCCTTGCCCGCGCCCATCACCACCGCGGACAGCGGATCCTCGGCGAGGAACACCGGCAGACCCGTCTCCTCGCGCAGGAGCGTGTCGAGGTTCTTGAGCAGCGCGCCACCCCCGGCGAGCACGATGCCGCGGTCGGCGATGTCGCCGGCGAGCTCCGGCGGGGTGCGCTCGAGCGTGAGCTTCACCGCCTCGACGATGCCGTTGACGGGCTCGGCGAGCGCGTCACGCACCTCGTCGCTGCTCACCGTGAGCGTGCGCGGCACGCCGGCCACCAGGTCGCGACCCTTGATCTCCATGGTCATGACCTCCTCGGTGGGGTACGCGGTGCCGATGCCCATCTTGATGAGCTCCGCGGTGCGCTCGCCGATGAGCAGGTTGTACTTGCGCTTGACGTACTGGATGATCGCCTCGTCCAGCTTGTCGCCGCCGATGCGCACGCTCTTGGCGAACACGATGCCGGCGAGGCTGATGACGGCCACGTCCGACGTGCCACCGCCGATGTCGACGATCATGTTGCCGCTGGGCTCGGTGACGGGCAGGCCCGCGCCGATGGCGGCCGCCATGGGCTGCTCGATGAGGTACACCTCGCGGGCGCCGGCGTTGGCGGCGGCCTCGCGCACCGCACGGCGCTCCACCTCGGTGATGCCCGAGGGAATGCCGATGACGATGCGTGGGGAGACGAGCGACTTGCGGTTGTGCGCCGTCTGGATGAAGTAGCGCAACATCGCGGCGGTGATCTCGAAGTCGGCGATGACGCCGTCCTTCATCGGGCGGATGGCCACGATATTGCCCGGGGTCCGACCGAGCATCTCCTTGGCCTCCTTGCCCACGGCGAGCACCTTCTTGCCGCCGCGCGCGTCCTGCTGGACGGCCACCACGGAGGGCTCGTTGGACACGATGCCCTGGCCGCGGATGTAGATGAGCGTGTTGGCCGTGCCCAGGTCGATGGCGAGGTCACGCGAGAAAAGAGTGTGGAGCCAGTCGAACATACGGGGGCGGGAACTTTCCGGACTACGTCGTCAATTCCCACGGAACAGTGGGATCGCGCGGCAACCTACTACGCGGCCCCCGTTGCAGAAAGAAAAGGCAACGTCAAGCCTGGGGCCCGGCCGCAGAGCATCCAACCCCGGTACCTTTTACTCCAACCTTCCTCATCTGTCGGATTTTTTACGGATTCGCGCGAGCGAAGGCTGGACGGCCTCGTGGGTGGGCGGATGAGCCTCTTCACGCTCCAGCCCTTGTCGTCGTCCCAGGAGCAGCGGCCGAGCGCCTCGCGCGGGAGCCAGCCGCTGACGAACTCCACGCCGAAGATGACGGCGGTGTAGGCGAGCACCCGCGGGGGCTGGAGCAGCAAGCGCGGCCGCTCCTGGAGGACGTATCGAGGTAGCACGTCCCGAAGTTGGGGATGCCCGTCATGCCGGGCACTTGGACCGCGGAATGGGCCGCCGTGAAGCCCGTAGCTCCGGTGGGCGGCTCAGCGCTTGAGGGCGTACTTCCCGATGACGTAGAGCGCCCGCACGCCGTCCTTCCAGCCGATCTTCTTGCCCTCCTCGTAGGTGCGCCCGTGGTAGCTGATGGGCACCTCGAAGACGCGCCAGCCGCCGCGGGCCACCTTGGCGGTGATCTCCGGCTCGAAGCCGAAGCGGTCCTCTTCCACGGTGACGGAGCGGAGGACCTCGATGCGGAAGGCCTTGTAGCAGGTCTCCATGTCGGTGAGGTTGAGGTTGCTCGTCATGTTGCTCAACGTGGTGAGCATGTTGTTGAGCACCGAGTGCCAGTAGTAGAGGACGCGCCGGGGCGTGCCGGTGAAGCGGCTGCCGAAGACGACGTCCGCCTCGCCATCGATGATGGGCTGGAGCACGCGGGGGATGTCGCGCGGGTCGTACTCGAGGTCCGCGTCCTGCACGATGACGATGTCCCCGGTGGCCTCGGAGAAGCCGCGCCGCAGCGCCGCGCCCTTGCCCTGGTTCTTCTCCTGCAGGAGTACGCGCACCTCGTTGCGGTTCTTCGGGGTGCCGCCCACGACCGAGATGCCCTCGGTGGTCAGGCGCTGGAGCAGCTCGCGACTGCCGTCGCGCGAGCAGTCGTCCACGAGGACGAGCTCCTTCGGGAAGTCCACCGCGGTGACACGGCGGATGATTTCGGCGAGCGTGGCGATCTCGTTGTAGACCGGGATGACGACGGAGACGAGCATGGCAAGTGGCGCTCTAGCCGATTTCCGGGCTCCGCGCGACTCTTCGTTCTGCCGGTCGCGCCCGCCGTCGGAGGATTGGCCATGAGCCCGCTGATCGAACGCTTGCAGTCGTACATGCGCCGCGCCGCCGCGCAACGCTACGGGTCGCACCCCGTACCGCCCTTCACGGTGTTCCTCCACCCCTTCGATCCGCTCATCTACTTCAACTACGCCATTCCAGACGGGCCGCTGATGGGGGACGTGCGCGAGCCCTTGCGGCGGCTCCGGGAGGAGTTCCAGCGGCGGGGAAGGGTGCCGCGCTTCGAGTATGTCTCCGAGCTGGCCCCGGGCCTGGCGGACACGCTGCGGGCCGCTGGTTTCCGCCAGGAAGCCGAGGCCCGGGTCATGGTCTGCACGCCCGAGACCTTCACGCCCGTGGCGGTGCCGGAAGGGCTCGTGTTGTCGGTCCTCACGTCCAGCGCTCCGCGTGAGGAGGTGCGCGCGTACTGCACCACCGCGCGGCGGGGCTTCTCTCCGGACGAGCCCTACGAGGCCTCCGAGGAGGAGATCTCCAAGACGCTGGAGGACCTCGCGCGGGGCAGGGCGATGGTGGGGCGGGTGGAGGGAGAGCCCGCCGTGGTCGGCATGTTCACGCCGCCCTCCGAGGGCATCGCCGAACTCGGCGGGGTGGCGACGCTCGAGCGCTTCCGCAAGCGGGGACTCGGCACCGCGCTGACGTCCCGGCTGGCCCAGGAGGCCTTCGCGCGGGGCGTGGACCTGCTGTTCCTGAGCACCATCACCGAGGAGGCCGGCCGCATCTACGAGCGGGTGGGCTTCCGGTTCGCCACGCGGATGCTCTTCATGGTCGAGGGCTCGCACCCGGAAGGGGCGGTGCTGCCCGTCACGGGTTGAGCCGGGCCAGAACGACCAGGCGCGTCTAGACAGAATAAACGGGAAGGGCGGACGTCTGGGGCGCGCCACCCCGATGGGGTGGAGTCGCGTCCCTCGAGAGAGAGTCTCATGCCCCCTCTTCCCCTGATCTCCAACCCCTCCCTCCCCTCTGGCCGCCTCCTGGGCGTGTTGCCCCTGCTGGGGGCGTTGCTGCTGGCTCCGGGCTGCGCTCCGGAGTCCGTCGAGTCGCCACGACTCCAGCAGGTCGAACAATCCGTCGTCACCCTGCCCATCCGCATCAACGTGGGTGGGGAGGCCTATACGGACTCCACCGGCAAGGTGTGGGACGCCGATTGGGGCTTCAGTGGCGGCAGCCCCCTGGTGATGACCCAGCCCATCTCCGGCACCGAGGAGGATCCGCTCTACCAGAGCGCGCGGACGAACGGCCAGTTCAGCTACACCCTTCCGGTTCCCGGGCCCGGCGTCTACCGCGTCGACCTCCACTTCGCCGACGAACTGGGGCCTGGCTTCCACACCTTCGACATCTCCGCCGAGGAAGGCATGTACGTCGAAGGCTTCGACCTCGGAAAGGAGGCCGGGACCTTCAACGCGTACACGGTCAGCCTCGATGTGATGGTCGATGACGGCCAGCTGGTTCTGGAGTTCGGCTATCCCTACGGGTACGCCACCCTCTCCGCCATCGAGGTGAAGCGCTCGTCCTGGCAGGCACTGGGAGGACTGCTGACGGGCGCCGCGAATACCTCCTTCCCCCGGGAGCCCGCGATGGCCGTGGACGCCATGAGCCGTCCCACCGCCGCCTGGGTCGAGAGTGTCCACCCGGAGAGCGGGTCGGGCTATGTCACGAACCAACTCGTCGTGCGGCGTTGGAGCGGCAGCCAGTGGCTCCCGGTGGGGGGCGCGCTCGGCTCGCCGGAGGCCGGAAACGTGATCTCGCCCTCGCTGGTACTGGATGCGAGTGGAAGGCCCCTGGTGACCTTCTATCAACCGTACGCGGACTCCATCTCCGTTTTCTGGTGGAATGGCACGGTCTGGCTGGAGATGCCCCCTGTGATCGTGCCGGACATGGAGGTGCCCGAGGGCATCTCGTTGGCCCTCACCCCCTCCGGATATCCCGTGGTGGCCATCGCGGTGAAGAGCTACTTCAGCTGGTCGAGCTACGACACCCAGCCCCGCGTCTACGTCTACCAATGGAACGGGTTGGCCTGGACACAGCAGGGAGCCGCCCTGGAGTCCGGGACCGGATTGGGAGCCGCGCGCAATCCCTCTCTGGCCATCGATCGGTACGGCCGTGCCGTCGTCGCGTGGGACGCGTACGACGATTCCAATCCCTACCTCTCGCGTGGCACCGTCCATGTCTTCCGCTACGAGGCCGGCCAGTGGGGGCGTCTGGGCGGCGTCTTGAACCACACTCCGGAGAACGAGTACGCGGTCGCCGAGAACCCCTCGCTGGTGGTCGACCCCATCGATGGCACTCCGTCCGTGGCCTGGATCGACGAGGCGAGGAACACCGTCAACCGCAGGATCTTCGTGGCCCGCTGGTCCGCCGCCAACGGGGCGTGGAGCCAGCTCACGGATGACGGGCTCGATGGCTGGGTGCGCTATGCGACGGACGCGTATGGACCGGCGCTCGCGGCGGGTCGGGACGGGAGCCTCGTGG encodes:
- a CDS encoding glycosyltransferase family 2 protein encodes the protein MLVSVVIPVYNEIATLAEIIRRVTAVDFPKELVLVDDCSRDGSRELLQRLTTEGISVVGGTPKNRNEVRVLLQEKNQGKGAALRRGFSEATGDIVIVQDADLEYDPRDIPRVLQPIIDGEADVVFGSRFTGTPRRVLYYWHSVLNNMLTTLSNMTSNLNLTDMETCYKAFRIEVLRSVTVEEDRFGFEPEITAKVARGGWRVFEVPISYHGRTYEEGKKIGWKDGVRALYVIGKYALKR
- a CDS encoding GNAT family N-acetyltransferase, with protein sequence MSPLIERLQSYMRRAAAQRYGSHPVPPFTVFLHPFDPLIYFNYAIPDGPLMGDVREPLRRLREEFQRRGRVPRFEYVSELAPGLADTLRAAGFRQEAEARVMVCTPETFTPVAVPEGLVLSVLTSSAPREEVRAYCTTARRGFSPDEPYEASEEEISKTLEDLARGRAMVGRVEGEPAVVGMFTPPSEGIAELGGVATLERFRKRGLGTALTSRLAQEAFARGVDLLFLSTITEEAGRIYERVGFRFATRMLFMVEGSHPEGAVLPVTG
- a CDS encoding malectin domain-containing carbohydrate-binding protein produces the protein MPPLPLISNPSLPSGRLLGVLPLLGALLLAPGCAPESVESPRLQQVEQSVVTLPIRINVGGEAYTDSTGKVWDADWGFSGGSPLVMTQPISGTEEDPLYQSARTNGQFSYTLPVPGPGVYRVDLHFADELGPGFHTFDISAEEGMYVEGFDLGKEAGTFNAYTVSLDVMVDDGQLVLEFGYPYGYATLSAIEVKRSSWQALGGLLTGAANTSFPREPAMAVDAMSRPTAAWVESVHPESGSGYVTNQLVVRRWSGSQWLPVGGALGSPEAGNVISPSLVLDASGRPLVTFYQPYADSISVFWWNGTVWLEMPPVIVPDMEVPEGISLALTPSGYPVVAIAVKSYFSWSSYDTQPRVYVYQWNGLAWTQQGAALESGTGLGAARNPSLAIDRYGRAVVAWDAYDDSNPYLSRGTVHVFRYEAGQWGRLGGVLNHTPENEYAVAENPSLVVDPIDGTPSVAWIDEARNTVNRRIFVARWSAANGAWSQLTDDGLDGWVRYATDAYGPALAAGRDGSLVVTWNERTQRGTPHFLRKWSGGQWSAFASNPHAMMSSNYFVDSALALDVRDQPLLMSPINPWANSPEGFYVRQFVP